In the genome of Rhizophagus irregularis chromosome 22, complete sequence, one region contains:
- a CDS encoding Farnesyl pyrophosphate synthetase: protein MSSQESKAQTVKDFMEVFPDLVEEFLREVRTRNFPEEAVQWIKKSFDHNIQGGKMNRGLSVVDTLKILQNDQLTAEELFKSRVLGWCIEWLQAFFLVADDIMDASITRRGNPCWYKMEGVGMIAINDSFILESAIYFFLKKYFRQDSYYVDLVELFHEITLETELGQLLDLTTAPEDHVDLSKFSIEKHRFIVLYKTAFYSFYLPVALAMHMAGIKNEKAFKAAKDILLPLGEYFQIQDDYLDCYGDPEVIGKIGTDIEDNKCSWLINQALAKVSPEQRKLLDENYGRKNPKNVAVVKQIYKDLEIEKLYKEYEEQSYSRLNDLILQLDDSLIKRQVFYTFMDRIYKRTK, encoded by the exons ATGTCTTCTCAAGAATCAAAAGCCCAAACTGTTAAAGATTTTATGGAAGTGTTTCCGGACCTTGTTGAAGAATTTTTGAGAGAAGTTCGTACTAGAAATTTTCCCGAAGAAGCTGTGCAATGGATTAAAAAA agttttgatcataatattcaagggg GAAAGATGAATAGAGGATTGTCAGTTGTTGATACACTCAagattttacaaaatgatcAGTTAACTGCAGAAGAACTCTTTAAGTCTAGAGTTCTTGGCTGGTGTATTGAATGG CTTCAAGCATTCTTTCTTGTTGCCGATGACATCATGGATGCATCAATTACGCGTCGTGGAAATCCTTGTTGGTATAAAATG GAAGGGGTTGGTATGATTGCAATTAATGATTCTTTCATTTTGGAATCTgcaatttatttctttctgaaaaaatatttccgtCAAGATTCTTATTATGTCGATTTAGTCGAATTATTTCATGAG ATCACACTCGAAACTGAATTGGGACAGCTTTTGGATTTAACTACTGCACCTGAAGATCATGTTGATTTGAGCAAATTTTCGATTGAAAA gCACCGATTCATTGTACTTTACAAAACTgctttttattcattttatcttCCAGTAGCGCTTGCAATGCATATG GCTGGAATCAAAAATGAGAAAGCTTTTAAAGCAGCAAAGGATATTTTGTTACCATTGGgtgaatattttcaaattcaa GATGATTATCTTGATTGTTATGGAGATCCAGAAGTTATTGGAAAGATTGGAACCGATATTGAGGATAACAAATGTTCTTGGCTTATTAACCAAGCATTAGCAAAAGTATCTCCTGAGCAACGTAAGCTATTAGAC gaaAATTATGGAAGGAAAAATCCTAAGAATGTTGCTGTtgttaaacaaatttataagGATCTTGAAATtgagaaattatataaagaatacgAAGAACAATCTTATAGCAggttaaatgatttaattttacaacTAGATGACTCTCTCATTAAACGTCAAGTATTTTATACTTTCATGGatagaatttataaaagaactaaatag